In a single window of the Megalobrama amblycephala isolate DHTTF-2021 linkage group LG3, ASM1881202v1, whole genome shotgun sequence genome:
- the bco1l gene encoding beta-carotene oxygenase 1, like, which produces MSQSAKLLLGMLSFFWRNRVETPEPLKADVTGSIPPWLQGTLLRNGPGLFSVGNTSYKHWFDGMALIHSFTFKDGDVFYRSKFLKSETFKKNIAANRIVVSEFGTMVYPDPCKNIFSKAFSYLLNAIPDFTDNNLINIIRYGEDYYASSEVNYINKIDPMTLETLGRTNYRNHIAINLATAHPHYDDEGNTYNMGTAIMNFGRPKYVIFKVPANASDKGNNEPALRKVEQVCSIPFRSSLYPSYFHSFGMTENYIIFVEQAFKLDILKLATAYFRDVNWGSCLKFDKDDITLIHLINRKTGKTVSTKYYADPFVVFHHINAYEEDGHVVFDLITYQDSNLYNMFYIHNMKQDVAKFIETNKDFSRPTCQRFVLPLNIDKEAPPDTNLVKLQDTTATAVLQKDGSIYCTPDTIFEGLELPGINYKFNGKKYRYFFGTRVDWSPYPSKIAKVDIVTRTHKVWTEEECYPSEPVFVASPDAVEEDDGIILSSVVSFNPQKPPFLVVLDAKSFKEIARATIDAAVHMDLHGLFIHEKST; this is translated from the exons GCTCCATCCCACCATGGCTTCAGGGGACACTTTTGCGCAATGGTCCTGGTCTATTCTCAGTTGGTAACACTTCATACAAGCATTGGTTTGATGGAATGGCACTCATTCACAGTTTCACCTTTAAAGATG GGGATGTATTTTACAGGAGTAAATTCTTGAAGAGTGAAACGTTCAAAAAGAACATTGCTGCCAATAGGATCGTTGTGTCTGAATTCGGGACCATGGTGTACCCAGATCCCTGCAAGAATATATTCTCCAA AGCCTTCAGTTACCTGCTGAACGCCATTCCGGATTTCACAGATAATAATCTCATTAACATCATAAGATATGGTGAAGATTATTACGCGTCATCAGAAGTGAACTACATTAACAAAATTGACCCTATGACACTCGAAACTTTAGGAAGA ACGAACTACAGAAACCATATCGCCATCAACTTGGCAACCGCACACCCTCACTATGATGATGAAGGGAACACGTACAACATGGGCACAGCCATTATGAACTTCGGCAGACCgaaatatgttattttcaaGGTGCCCGCCAATGCCTCAG ATAAAGGGAATAATGAGCCAGCCCTGAGGAAGGTGGAACAAGTTTGCTCCATTCCTTTCCGCTCCTCCTTGTACCCAAGCTACTTCCACAGCTTTGGCATGACGGAGAACTACATTATCTTTGTGGAGCAGGCGTTCAAGCTGGATATCCTAAAACTGGCCACAGCTTACTTCAGAGATGTCAACTGGGGCAGTTGCCTGAAATTCGACAAAGATGACATT ACACTGATCCATCTGATCAATAGGAAGACTGGGAAAACTGTGAGCACAAAGTACTACGCAGACCCATTTGTGGTCTTCCATCACATCAATGCTTATGAGGAAGATGGCCATGTCGTCTTTGACTTGATTACATACCAGGACAGCAATCTGTACAATATGTTCTATATACACAACATGAAGCAAGATGTCGCAAAGTTTATAGAGACCAACAAGGACTTCTCTCGACCAACATGCCAGCGGTTTGTCCTTCCTCTCAACATAGACAAG GAAGCTCCGCCAGACACCAACCTGGTCAAGCTGCAGGACACAACAGCCACAGCAGTGCTACAGAAGGATGGCTCAATCTACTGCACGCCTGATACTATTTTTGAGG GTTTAGAATTACCAGGTATCAACTACAAATTCAATGGTAAGAAGTACAGGTACTTCTTTGGCACCAGGGTGGATTGGTCACCCTATCCAAGCAAG ATCGCAAAAGTGGACATAGTTACCAGGACACATAAAGTGTGGACAGAGGAGGAATGTTACCCATCCGAGCCAGTGTTTGTGGCATCTCCTGATGCTGTTGAAGAAGATGATG GTATTATCCTGTCTTCTGTGGTTTCATTCAACCCCCAAAAGCCACCTTTCCTTGTGGTCCTGGACGCTAAGTCCTTTAAAGAGATCGCTCGCGCTACCATTGATGCTGCTGTTCATATGGACCTGCATGGGCTTTTCATCCATGAGAAGTCTACCTAA
- the bco1 gene encoding beta,beta-carotene 15,15'-dioxygenase: MQYDYGKNKEEHPEPIKAEVKGLVPEWLQGTLIRNGPGLFSVGETSYNHWFDGMALLHNFTINKGEVTYRSKYLRGDTYNSNMHANRIVVSEMGTMAYPDPCKNIFSKVITFLSHTIPDFTDNCANNIIKYGNDYHATSETNYIRKIDPITLETQDKVDYLKYLPVNIVASHTHYDKEGNSYSMGTCIAEKGKTKYTLFKVAGGSRADGSPPLKSAEVVCTVPCRSLLTPSYYHSFGMTDNYFVFIEQPLKLDILKMATAYLRGVSWASCMKFHPEDSTLIHLIDRKTKKEVGTKFYTGAMAVYHHVNAFEDDGHVVFDVIAYDDNSLYDMFYLDKLKEHMGKNTLYCKPKCRRFVLPLSDKGETGEDLVKLKYTTASAVKEKDGKVLCQGEVLCDGVELPRINYNFNGKKYRYSYMCCVDISPVATKIVKFDAETKQQIEWTGEDCFASEPVFIPRPDAVDEDDGVVLTVVINSKPKEGGFLLLLDGKSFKEVARACVDVDFHMDMHGYFIPDSS, from the exons ATGCAATACGACTATGGTAAAAACAAGGAAGAACATCCGGAGCCCATCAAAGCTGAAGTAAAAG GCTTGGTTCCTGAATGGCTGCAGGGTACACTTATACGCAACGGACCCGGCCTTTTCTCTGTGGGAGAGACGTCATACAACCATTGGTTCGATGGAATGGCGCTTTTGCACAATTTCACAATTAATAaag GAGAGGTTACGTACAGGAGCAAATATCTTCGAGGCGACACCTACAACTCCAACATGCATGCCAACAGAATAGTGGTGTCAGAGATGGGGACCATGGCGTACCCTGACCCATGCAAAAATATATTCTCCAA AGTGATCACCTTCCTCAGCCACACCATCCCAGACTTCACTGACAACTGTGCCAATAACATAATCAAATATGGAAATGACTACCATGCTACATCTGAAACCAATTATATTCGTAAAATTGACCCCATTACCCTAGAGACTCAAGACAAG GTGGACTACCTAAAATACCTTCCTGTAAATATTGTGGCATCACATACGCATTATGATAAAGAGGGAAACAGCTACAGTATGGGAACATGCATTGCAGAGAAGGGCAAGACCAAGTACACTTTGTTCAAGGTTGCAGGAGGAA GTAGGGCAGACGGGTCTCCACCACTGAAAAGCGCTGAGGTCGTGTGCACCGTGCCCTGCCGCTCCCTCCTCACGCCCAGTTATTACCACAGCTTTGGCATGACTGACAACTACTTCGTCTTTATCGAACAGCCCTTGAAGCTGGATATCCTCAAAATggccacagcctacctgaggGGGGTCAGCTGGGCCAGCTGCATGAAATTCCACCCTGAAGACAGC ACCCTGATTCATCTTATTGACCGAAAGACAAAGAAGGAAGTTGGGACCAAATTCTACACTGGTGCGATGGCTGTCTACCATCACGTCAATGCTTTTGAAGATGATGGGCATGTTGTTTTCGATGTGATCGCCTATGATGACAACAGCTTGTATGATATGTTTTATCTGGACAAGCTGAAGGAGCATATGGGCAAAAATACTTTGTACTGCAAGCCCAAGTGCAGAAGATTTGTGTTGCCACTCAGCGACAAG GGTGAGACAGGTGAAGATCTGGTGaaacttaaatacacaacagCAAGTGCTGTGAAGGAGAAGGATGGGAAAGTTCTGTGTCAGGGAGAGGTGCTCTGTGATG GCGTGGAACTTCCAAGAATTAATTACAATTTCAATGGAAAGAAGTACAGATATTCTTACATGTGTTGTGTGGACATCTCCCCAGTGGCCACAAAG ATTGTAAAGTTTGATGCTGAAACAAAGCAGCAGATTGAGTGGACTGGAGAGGACTGTTTCGCATCAGAGCCTGTTTTCATTCCCAGACCTGATGCAGTCGATGAAGATGATG gTGTAGTcctgacagttgtcataaactcCAAACCAAAGGAGGGTGGCTTTCTGCTGCTGCTTGATGGCAAGTCTTTCAAAGAAGTTGCCCGGGCTTGTGTAGATGTAGATTTTCACATGGACATGCACGGCTACTTCATACCAGACAGTAGTTAA